A single Drosophila miranda strain MSH22 chromosome XR, D.miranda_PacBio2.1, whole genome shotgun sequence DNA region contains:
- the LOC108153302 gene encoding uncharacterized protein LOC108153302 isoform X8 has product MSSPNNSPNRKIALQCESRISLRRSGGTQNDLVNKLEHLRPGFSLGAPVRRYLPAVFGVIDGGTHPRSILRDQTHKTDATEVKNFRQAQPRRQSRGRQQFQIANLPEENIADVSAPSFEMKMPSQRSNMAEAPVASGHTVETVYTEIFDSFADPRDMMTPGTSLQIRDKSLSQKTTHRKVTTHRDSHGNITSRIEETTTVCTAPRDRPPSITRRINFSTEDVSKNVSDETMLMLHDDSRPRTLIGQRYMPSQYPDGQGPLQYRDRSSQREKLEDEPAHSFNGISGATRPWRAPRTIGFLNDQTIPSYMAYTTGFSDRAQQTWPSAYSEQQRRKMRSQGTAPDRTSFPDRSQQDSPSENLESDHRRFRSQSPEGRRSQFQVDLSSATRQRSLSQGSNPRRQQISQQSQNINDNSAPQFNDSPPRGEVSPSSRSPNGNAHPKSVSSEAAPFRNEAGSIKRSNDSVNKGPVPVTDQNLDDVTMPSFGEAATSSHRHVTLPSEDLREVSAREVKIKGSERSPQRLSMPAEQIGDESAPTFASSDHRNTYSQRRSMPSSNINDVSAPTFDSTGRGTAYSQRQSMPSQNIFDESAPTFESTGRGTAYSQRQSFPANTQRKSMPSANIWDESEPTFERTSLGTAHRQRKTLPSGTHRRSMPSQNICHDSCPKFNCSGIEPVPTQWQTMPFQNINDESEPTFEGTGRGTAYRKGSSMSAAAQTRSMPSQNINDESEPTFDSTGRGTAYSQRQSMPSKNIFDESAPIFESTGRGTAYTQRQSAQTRSMPSQNINDESEPKFHSTGRGTAYSQRQSMPSQNINDESKPLLESTGRGTAYSQRQSMPSQNIFDESAPTFESTGRGTAYSQRQSMAAYSQRQSMPSQNINDESEPTFESTGRGASYSQRQSMPSQNINDESEPKFHSTGRGTAYSQRQSMPSQNINDESEPTFGSTARGTSYSQRQSMGVSAKPRSMPSQNINDESEPTFDSTGRGTAYSQRQSMPSQNINDESEPTFGSTARGTSYSQRQSMGVSAKPRSMPSQNINDESEPTFDSTGRGTAYSQRQSMPSQNINDESEPTFGSTARGTSYSQRQSMGVSAKPRSMPSQNINDESKPLFDSTGRGTAYSQRQSMPSKNIIDESAPSFESTGRGTAYTQRQSLPAQTQRKSMTSANIWDESEPTFESSSPGTALRQRKTLPLRTQRQSIPLENICAETCPNFNCSVVEPSTIQWQAMPSQNINDESAPTFESTGRGTGYSQRQSMGPAAQTRSIPSENINEESEPTFDSTGRGTGHSQRQPIAESTQRQSTLSKNLNDESEPIFESTGPETADSQRQTMPSQNINDESAPTFESTGRGTGHSQRQPMAESTQRQSTLSKNLNDESEPIFESTGPETADSERQTMPSHNINDESAPTFESTGPVTEYSQRQSMGPAAQTRSMPSENINNESAPTFEGTGPGTEYSQGKSMPSANIWDESEPNFKSSSPGNALGQRKTLPSSTQRQSKPSDNTCAESCPNVNCSVVEPSTIQWQAMPSQNINDESAPTFESTGPETADSQRQAMPSQNINDVSQPTFESTGETNEKIEMDDERMPEYDEVGGVKRRKISRGQQVSMPSQNIPAPRFMPSGGEVSGAARSTARPEGIMPSRNTFDKPDPSEVRSETTQSFVKVASSSRTPTSVQRGTLLNTAGVRGIERRDLLPPEAANVVMAAYPTGHRGIETYERIEGVSEAAPISICAALIKECMQNLPRQAPPSNISEFIKLENGYHSGGQEVDPRVFQMTNECVANETIQPLPYVSEQPPLGAYQQTEQLGRPVSQRVSYASFSTGILGNVNTLSHPSDTGGNQSCMCDGKREQSLGQTWTDRMDRSTTNKIEDVSMKAFNNLSVTPHHLLQMPKTCLDIATETPLQRRSQSLEYTLSDNDSESDFLTCKSSTDLRQEDKGAIPCGICERVPSDRYFQSMDVGPHDQVVQGVTVTTSMSIISGTRLNQDQRMRAEVQMPNSMTNYDSINQVMQSTGHKSTGTTTQNSYSMEQQNQNQKMRAEVEMLQSRRKNGYSNRSINGFDSMINYVSFDQVMQSTGHQSAGTTTQNNCSMEQQNYQPNQPCPGCPTGASHAMKIQRAWEQGFIICGSRLGTSPITITNYHSTGTTTQNDHSMKKRDFNPTRFAAECDQNSYSSVQACTCQQSQGGGSDFAVELPCGCSPDSESQFDSETECNADGFTARSSSPDEVEAGPHYDDYKAVEECNDNDNDARSPGAYPNPSKAVLNSGANNCNCPLKSEDDSNARPYRPLRGSPGPFFYAVQDTGMWGITSAFLPEPAIAISPCLNGPCSLESERNDDYQSARSSISNEEDRGTYRPPCWVYPSPIRMLFDGLVRLGESL; this is encoded by the exons ATGAG CTCCCCGAATAATAGTCCGAATAGAAAAATTGCGCTGCAATGTGAGAGCAG GATCAGTCTCCGACGCAGCGGTGGAACGCAAAACGATCTCGTAAATAAACTGGAGCATTTGCGTCCGGGATTCAGTCTCGGCGCGCCGGTACGCCGGTACCTTCCCGCCGTGTTCGGTGTGATAGACGGCGGCACCCATCCGCGCAGCATCCTACGCGATCAGACCC ATAAAACCGATGCAACGGAGGTGAAGAACTTCCGGCAGGCCCAACCGCGACGCCAGTCCCGTGGCCGACAGCAGTTTCAAATAGCCAATCTTCCGGAGGAAAATATAGCAGATGTGTCGGCACCCAGCTTTGAAATGAAAATGCCCTCTCAACGGTCCAATATGGCGGAGGCGCCGGTGGCCAGCGGCCACACGGTCGAGACCGTGTATACGGAAATTTTCGATAGCTTTGCGGACCCCAGGGATATGATGACGCCCGGCACGTCCTTACAGATTAGAGACAAATCCCTTAGCCAAAAG ACTACCCACCGCAAGGTCACTACGCATCGTGACTCCCACGGAAATATTACAAGTCGCATTGAAGAGACGACCACAGTGTGCACTGCGCCCCGGGATAGGCCACCGTCCATCACACGGCGCATTAACTTCTCCACAGAGGATGTGTCTAAAAACGTGTCGGACGAAACGATGCTCATGCTCCACGATGACTCTAGGCCAAGGACGCTTATAGGTCAGAGGTACATGCCCAGCCAGTATCCGGATGGGCAAGGACCTCTTCAATATCGCGATCGCAGCTCACAGCGCGAGAAATTGGAGGACGAACCAGCGCATTCTTTCAATGGCATTTCGGGAGCTACTCGCCCATGGCGAGCACCCAGGACTATCGGGTTCCTGAATGACCAGACAATACCGTCTTATATGGCATACACCACCGGCTTCTCTGACAGGGCACAACAGACGTGGCCCAGTGCCTACAGTGAACAGCAACGGCGAAAAATGAGATCCCAAGGAACGGCTCCGGACCGGACCAGTTTCCCGGACAGGTCACAACAGGACAGTCCAAGTGAAAACTTAGAAAGTGATCACCGAAGATTCCGATCTCAAAGTCCAGAGGGCAGACGCAGTCAGTTTCAAGTGGACCTCAGTTCCGCGACACGCCAACGAAGCTTGTCGCAAGGCTCAAATCCCAGAAGGCAGCAGATATCACAGCAGTCGCAGAATATAAACGATAATTCTGCTCCTCAATTCAACGACAGTCCACCCAGAGGAGAGGTTTCGCCTTCTTCGAGATCTCCAAATGGCAACGCCCACCCCAAGTCAGTGTCTAGTGAAGCCGCCCCCTTTCGCAATGAAGCCGGGTCGATAAAACGGAGTAACGATTCTGTAAATAAGGGCCCAGTCCCAGTCACTGATCAAAATCTGGATGATGTAACCATGCCGTCGTTTGGAGAAGCAGCAACTTCATCCCACCGGCATGTGACACTACCCAGCGAGGACTTACGCGAAGTGTCGGCTCGGGAGGTTAAAATTAAAGGCTCTGAAAGATCGCCTCAGAGGCTTTCAATGCCCGCAGAGCAAATAGGTGATGAATCGGCTCCTACCTTTGCAAGTTCAGATCACAGAAATACTTACAGTCAGAGGCGATCAATGCCTTCAAGCAACATTAATGATGTTTCAGCCCCCACATTTGACAGTACCGGTCGTGGAACTGCATACAGTCAGAGGCAATCCATGCCATCTCAAAACATATTTGATGAATCAGCACCCACATTTGAGAGTACTGGTCGTGGAACTGCGTACAGTCAAAGGCAATCTTTTCCTGCAAATACTCAGAGGAAATCCATGCCTTCAGCAAACATATGGGATGAATCGGAACCTACTTTCGAAAGAACCAGTCTTGGAACTGCACACAGACAGAGGAAAACCTTGCCTTCAGGTACTCATCGACGATCTATGCCTTCACAAAACATATGCCATGACTCCTGTCCTAAATTCAACTGTTCCGGTATTGAACCTGTACCTACTCAGTGGCAAACCATGCCTTTCCAAAACATAAACGATGAATCAGAACCAACATTTGAGGGAACCGGTCGTGGAACTGCATACCGTAAGGGGTCATCAATGAGTGCAGCAGCTCAAACGAGATCCATGCCTTCTCAGAACATAAACGATGAATCGGAACCGACATTTGACAGTACCGGTCGTGGAACTGCATACAGTCAGAGGCAATCCATGCCATCCAAAAACATATTTGATGAATCAGCACCCATATTTGAGAGCACCGGTCGTGGAACTGCGTACACTCAAAGGCAATCAGCTCAGACGAGATCCATGCCTTCTCAAAACATAAACGATGAATCGGAACCGAAATTTCACAGTACTGGTCGTGGAACTGCATACAGTCAAAGACAATCCATGCCTTCTCAAAATATAAACGATGAATCGAAACCGTTATTAGAAAGTACCGGTCGTGGAACTGCATACAGTCAGAGGCAATCCATGCCATCTCAAAACATATTTGATGAATCAGCACCCACATTTGAGAGTACGGGTCGTGGAACTGCGTACAGTCAGCGGCAATCCATGGCCGCGTACAGTCAAAGACAATCAATGCCTTCTCAAAACATCAACGATGAATCGGAACCCACATTTGAGAGTACCGGTCGTGGAGCTTCATACAGTCAAAGACAATCCATGCCTTCTCAAAACATAAACGATGAATCGGAACCGAAATTTCACAGTACCGGTCGTGGAACTGCATACAGTCAAAGACAATCCATGCCTTCTCAAAATATTAACGATGAATCTGAACCCACATTTGGGAGTACCGCTCGTGGAACTTCATATAGTCAGAGGCAATCAATGGGTGTATCAGCTAAGCCGAGATCCATGCCTTCTCAAAACATAAACGATGAATCGGAACCAACATTTGACAGTACCGGCCGTGGAACTGCATACAGTCAAAGACAATCCATGCCTTCTCAAAATATTAACGATGAATCTGAACCCACATTTGGGAGTACCGCTCGTGGAACTTCATATAGTCAGAGGCAATCAATGGGTGTATCAGCTAAGCCGAGATCCATGCCTTCTCAAAACATAAACGATGAATCGGAACCAACATTTGACAGTACCGGCCGTGGAACTGCATACAGTCAAAGACAATCCATGCCTTCTCAAAATATTAACGATGAATCTGAACCCACATTTGGGAGTACCGCTCGTGGAACTTCATATAGTCAGAGGCAATCAATGGGTGTATCAGCTAAGCCGAGATCCATGCCTTCTCAAAACATAAACGATGAATCGAAACCATTATTTGACAGTACCGGTCGTGGAACTGCATACAGTCAGAGGCAATCCATGCCATCTAAAAACATAATTGATGAATCAGCCCCTTCATTTGAGAGCACCGGTCGTGGGACTGCGTACACTCAAAGGCAATCTTTACCTGCACAAACTCAGAGGAAATCCATGACTTCAGCAAACATATGGGATGAATCGGAACCTACTTTCGAAAGTTCCAGTCCTGGAACTGCACTCAGACAGAGGAAAACCTTGCCTTTACGTACTCAGAGACAATCGATACCTTTAGAAAATATATGCGCTGAAACCTGTCCTAATTTCAACTGTTCCGTTGTTGAACCTTCAACTATTCAGTGGCAGGCCATGCCTTCCCAAAACATAAACGATGAATCAGCACCAACATTTGAGAGTACGGGTCGTGGAACTGGATACAGTCAGAGGCAATCCATGGGTCCAGCAGCTCAGACAAGATCCATACCTTCTGAAAACATAAACGAGGAATCGGAACCGACATTTGACAGTACAGGTCGTGGAACTGGGCACAGTCAAAGGCAACCCATTGCTGAATCAACTCAGAGGCAATCCACGCTTTCGAAAAACCTAAACGATGAATCGGAACCGATATTTGAGAGTACTGGTCCTGAAACTGCAGACAGTCAAAGACAAACTATGCCTTCTCAAAACATAAACGATGAATCAGCACCCACATTTGAGAGTACCGGTCGTGGAACTGGGCACAGTCAGAG GCAACCCATGGCTGAATCAACTCAGAGGCAATCCACGCTTTCGAAAAACCTAAACGATGAATCGGAACCGATATTTGAGAGTACTGGTCCTGAAACTGCAGACAGTGAAAGACAAACTATGCCTTCTCACAACATAAACGATGAATCAGCACCCACATTTGAGAGTACGGGTCCTGTAACTGAATACAGTCAGAGGCAATCAATGGGGCCAGCAGCTCAGACGAGATCCATGCCTTCTGAAAACATAAACAATGAATCTGCACCCACATTTGAGGGTACCGGTCCTGGAACTGAATATAGTCAGGGGAAATCCATGCCCTCAGCAAATATATGGGATGAATCGGAACCTAATTTCAAAAGTTCCAGTCCTGGAAATGCACTCGGTCAGAGGAAAACCTTGCCTTCAAGTACTCAGAGACAATCGAAGCCTTCAGACAATACATGCGCTGAATCCTGTCCGAATGTCAACTGTTCCGTTGTTGAACCTTCAACTATTCAGTGGCAGGCCATGCCTTCCCAAAACATAAACGATGAATCGGCTCCAACATTTGAGAGTACGGGACCTGAAACTGCAGACAGTCAGAGACAAGCTATGCCTTCTCAAAATATAAACGATGTATCACAACCCACATTTGAGAGTACCGGTGAGACGAATGAGAAAATAGAAATGGACGACGAGCGGATGCCCGAATATGATGAAGTGGGAGGCGTCAAAAGAAGAAAGATCTCCAGAGGACAACAGGTGTCGATGCCATCGCAAAATATCCCGGCTCCACGGTTCATGCCCTCGGGTGGTGAAGTTTCCGGAGCAGCTAGAAGCACCGCGAGACCGGAGGGTATCATGCCATCGCGAAACACTTTTGATAAGCCCGATCCATCCGAAGTAAGGTCCGAGACTACGCAATCATTTGTTAAAGTCGCGAGCTCTTCCAGGACGCCGACCAGTGTGCAGAGGGGGACTCTCTTGAACACCGCAGGAGTCAGAGGCATTGAAAGAAGAGATCTCCTTCCACCTGAGGCAGCCAATGTTGTGATGGCCGCATACCCTACTGGACATCGTGGAATTGAAACATATGAGCGCATCGAGGGTGTCTCTGAAGCCGCGCCAATATCCATATGTGCTGCCTTGATTAAAGAGTGCATGCAAAACCTGCCCAGGCAGGCGCCCCCATCCAACATAAGCGAATTCATCAAACTGGAAAACGGTTATCATAGTGGCGGCCAGGAAGTTGATCCTCGCGTGTTTCAGATGACCAATGAGTGTGTGGCGAATGAAACTATCCAACCTTTGCCGTATGTGTCGGAACAGCCTCCGTTAGGCGCCTATCAGCAAACCGAGCAGCTCGGTAGACCGGTGTCACAGCGTGTCTCATATGCGTCTTTTTCCACGGGAATTCTGGGTAATGTAAATACGCTATCTCATCCCTCCGATACCGGAGGTAATCAATCGTGTATGTGTGATGGAAAGCGAGAGCAGTCACTGGGTCAGACCTGGACAGACAGGATGGACCGCTCGACAACCAATAAAATAGAAGATGTCAGTATGAAAGCCTTCAACAACCTTTCTGTCACACCGCACCACCTATTGCAAATGCCCAAGACGTGTTTGGATATAGCCACCGAGACGCCACTCCAGCGGAGAAGTCAGTCGCTAGAGTACACACTTTCGGACAATGACAGCGAATCGGATTTCCTTACATGCAAAAGCTCTACTGACTTGCGACAGGAGGACAAAGGCGCTATTCCCTGTGGTATATGCGAGAGAGTGCCCTCAGACCGCTACTTCCAGTCGATGGATGTTGGTCCCCATGACCAAGTGGTGCAAGGGGTAACCGTAACGACATCAATGTCCATAATTTCGGGGACGCGATTAAATCAGGACCAGAGAATGCGTGCGGAGGTTCAAATGCCGAACTCAATGACGAACTATGATTCAATTAATCAGGTCATGCAGTCAACCGGCCACAAAAGCACTGGAACAACAACACAGAACAGCTATTCCATGGAACAGCAAAATCAGAACCAAAAGATGCGTGCTGAGGTTGAAATGCTACAGAGCCGACGCAAGAATGGATATTCCAACCGAAGCATCAACGGATTCGACTCAATGATCAACTATGTTTCGTTCGATCAGGTCATGCAGTCAACCGGCCACCAGAGCGCCGGAACAACAACACAGAACAATTGTTCAATGGAACAGCAAAACTATCAACCGAATCAGCCCTGCCCTGGTTGTCCCACCGGAGCTTCCCACGCCATGAAGATCCAGAGAGCATGGGAACAGGGTTTTATCATTTGTGGAAGCAGGCTTGGCACATCacccatcaccatcaccaatTACCATAGCACTGGAACAACAACGCAAAACGACCATTCCATGAAGAAAAGAGACTTTAACCCCACTAGATTTGCAGCCGAATGCGATCAAAACAGCTATAGCTCCGTGCAGGCGTGCACCTGCCAGCAGTCTCAAGGCGGGGGTTCGGACTTTGCCGTCGAACTCCCTTGCGGTTGTTCGCCGGATTCGGAGTCCCAGTTCGATTCGGAGACGGAATGTAATGCCGACGGCTTCACCGCCAGATCGTCTAGTCCAGATGAAGTAGAAGCCGGTCCCCATTACGACGACTATAAAGCCGTAGAGGAGTGCAATGATAACGACAACGATGCCAGATCGCCCGGAGCCTACCCAAACCCTTCCAAAGCCGTGCTGAACTCTGGTGCTAACAACTGCAACTGTCCACTGAAGTCAGAGGATGACTCCAACGCCAGACCGTACCGTCCCCTTAGAGGATCGCCTGGACCCTTTTTCTACGCAGTTCAAGACACTGGAATGTGGGGGATTACCAGCGCTTTTCTGCCGGAACCAGCGATCGCCATATCGCCATGTCTCAATGGACCCTGTTCGTTAGAGTCGGAGCGCAATGATGACTACCAGTCTGCCCGATCGTCCATTTCCAATGAAGAAGATCGTGGCACCTATCGGCCGCCCTGCTGGGTATATCCCTCACCGATTCGGATGCTTTTTGATGGATTGGTTCGACTTGGGGAATCTCTTTAA